GATTCAACCACTCTCGCACCTCTCCGCATAAAGACGGGGGTTGGGGGGTTGGTGCTTCTTTATCACTGTCACCTTACCCTACCCCAACCCCTAACCCCTACACCCTATCCCCTGTTGTTGTTGGCGGAGAGGCCGGGATTCGAACCCGGGCTGCACCTTTCGACGCAGACTCGCTTAGCAGGCGAGCACCTTCGGCCACTCGGTCACCTCTCCGCAAAGGATGTTTAGAGTTTCATGTTTCGAGTTTTGGGTCAACGCGAAACCCCAAACTCGAAACCCGAGACCTGTTTATTCGTACTGGCGGAGGGGGTAGGATTCGAACCCACGAGGCTTTCGCCTAACGGTTTTCAAGACCGCCGCCTTCAACCACTCGGCCACCCCTCCGAACCCTATCCCCTGTTCCCCATGACCCGTTTTTAACTGATCCGTTCCAGGCCGCCCATATAAGGCCGGAGCGCCTCCGGTATCATAACGGTGCCGTCGGCTTCCTGAAAGTTCTCCAGAATCGCCAGCCAGGTCCGCCCTACCGCGACCCCAGACCCGTTCAGCGTATGGACAAATTGCGGCGCCGCTTTCGCCGCGGGCCGGTAGCGAATGTTGGCTCGCCTCGCCTGAAACGACTCGCAGTTACTGATTGACGAGACCTCCCGATACACCCCTTGACTCGGGATCCAAAGCTCGATGTCATAGGTTTTTGCGGCCGCAAACCCCAGATCGGCCGTGCAGAGCGCCACCACCCGGTACGGCAGGCCCAGCCGCTGCAGGACCGCCTCCGCATGCCGGGTCATCTCCTCCAACGCGTCATAAGAGCGCTCGGGCTCCGCGATCTTCACCAGCTCCACCTTGTTGAACTGGTGCTGCCGCATAAGACCCCGCGTATCTTTGCCGTAGGAGCCCGCCTCCCGTCGAAAGCAGGGGGTGTAGGCGACATAGGAAAGGGGAAGCGTTCCGGGTGGCAAAATCTCCTCACGGTGAAGGTTAGTTACCGGGACCTCTGCCGTCGGGATCATGTAGAGCCCCTCGTCCTTAGTCTTGAACAGCTCCTCGCCGAACTTGGGGAGCTGGCCCGTCCCGCGCATGGCGTCGGCGTTCACCAACAACGGTGGGAGGATTTCTGTGTAGCCGTGCTCCTTTCCGTGCAGGTCAAGCATGAAGCCGATCAGCGCGCGCTCCAGCCTGGCCCCCACGCCCTTCAGGACGGCAAAGCGCGATTGCGCAATTGCGGCTGCCCGCTCAAGGTCCAGGATCCCCAACGCTTCGCCGAGCTCCCAGTGGGATTTCGGCTCGAAGTTAAATCGGCGCGGTGTCCCCCATCGCCTGACTTCAACATTGTCTTCAGCCGTTTTCCCGATCGGGACGGACGCATGGGGGAGGTTCGGGAGAAACAACGCGGCTTCCTGTAGGATCGCCTCCTTCTCCTTGAGCTGTTTTTCGAGGTCGATCAGAAGATAGGCGTCGGCGGCAGCCTGTGCAATGGCATCGCTTGTGCTCTGACCTTGTCGCTTGAGCTCGGCAACCTTCTTCGACAGCTCGTTGCGTCTCTGCCTGAGCTTTTCTACCTCGGCGAGTGTGGCTCGTCGCTCGGCATCGAGCTGAATAAACTCGTTAAGAATTAAGGGCGCAGCGCCCCTGCCTGCAAGTCGCTCACGCGCAAGCTCGACATTGTCACGAACATATCTCAGGTCCAGCACGGCCGTCCTTCTGGTCCAGGGTTCCCACTCGGGCTCCCGCTGCGGCTCGCAGCCGCCACCGCGAGTCGCCCAGGCAGAGGCGTCACTATACCACGCTCCCCGGCATCTCTCAAGCCTCGTCGACCGGGTCCGCTCCCCCTCCCGGTTCAGGCGAGGACTGGGGCCCCTCCGCCTCCTCATCGCCCTCGTCGTCGCTGACCAGCGTCGTGACCGCGCCCACGCGATCGCTTGACTCCAACCCCTGTAGCCGCACCCCTTGGGTCGCTCGCCCGATGAGGCTGATTTCGTCCACCCGCATCCGCGTGATCCGTCCCTCCTGAGAAATCATCATAATCTGATCGCCGGACTGAACCAGCATGACCCCGACTGCAGGGCCGTTTCGCTCAGTCACCCGAATGTTAATGATCCCTTTGCCGCCCCGGCTCTGCAGTCGATACTCCTGCAGGTCGGTCCGCTTACCGTACCCCCGCTCCGTCACGGTGAGCATCGCCGCGCCCTGGGCGACCACCTCGGCCCCAACCACCTCGTCGCTTGCCTCCAGCGAGATCCCCTTGACGCCGCGGGCCGCGCGCCCTGCCGACCGAACCTCGTCTTCCTTGAAGCGGATCGCCATCCCTTGCTTGGTGCCGAGCAGGATCTCGTCGTCTCCTTTGGTTAAACGGACCGCGATCAACTCATCCCCCTCATCCAGCGTGATGGCGATAATCCCGCCTGCGCGAGGGTTGCCGTAGGCATTCAGATCGGTCTTCTTGATGATCCCGCGTCGCGTCGCCATCAGCAGGTAGCGATCGACCTCAAACTGGCGAATCGGGATGACGGTCGTGATCTGTTCCCCGGCGCCGAGCTGCAAGAAGTTGGCGAGGGCTTTCCCCTTTGCTGCGTGCCCAAGCTGGGGCAGCTCGTGCACCTTCAGCCAGTGCACCTTCCCCTGGTTCGTAAAGAGGAGGAGGTGGCTGTGGGTCGTGGCGACAAAAAGGTGCTCCACATAGTCCTCCTCTTTGGTCGCCATACCGGTCATCCCCTTGCCGCCGCGGCGCTGGCTCCGATAGACGTTAAGGTTGCTTCGCTTGATATACCCGCCATGTGTAATGGGAATGACCATCTCCTCGTCGGCCAGCATGTCTTCCAGCTCGATCTCGGCGGTCTCTTCGAGGATCTGTGTACGGCGCGGGTCGCCATAGGTCTCCTTTACGGCCAGCAGTTCTTCTTTGATGATCTCGCGCACCAGGGCCTCACTGGCCAGCACGGCGCGGTACCGCTCGATGGCCGCAATGGTCTCGCTGTACTCGTCCTGAATCTTTTGCCGCTCAAGTTGTGTCAGCCGCTGCAGGCGCAGCTCCAGGATGGCCTGGGCCTGGATCTGGCTCATGCCGAACTGCTCCATCAGGCCGGCGCGGGCATCGTCCGCTGAGCGAGATCGCCGGATCAGGGCGATGACCTCATCCAGGTGGTCCAGCGCGATCCGATACCCCTCCAGGATATGGGCTCGCTCCTCGGCCTTCCTGAGATCGAAGCGGGTCCGCCGAATGACAATAGCCTTTCGGTGATCGACGAAGTGCTGGAGCGCCTCCTTCAGCGCCAAGACCTTCGGCTGATTGTCCACAAGAGCCAGCATAATCACGCCGAATGTGGATTGCATCGCCGTGTGCTTAAAGAGCTGGTTGAGGACTGGGGGGGCCAGCTGCTCTTTTTTGAGCTCGATGACGATGCGCATCCCCTCCCGATCCGACTCGTCTCGAAGATCCGAGATCCCTTCGATCTTCCGGTCTCGAATCAGTTCAGCGATCCGCTCAATCAACTTGGCCTTGTTCACCTGATACGGCAACTCCGAGACAATGATGCTCTCTCGGCCGCCCCTGCTCTTTTCGACAAACGCCTTCGCGCGCATCCGGATCAGGCCCCGGCCCGTCAGGTAGGCGTCTCGAATTCCGGTCCTGCCATAGATATACGCGCCTGTTGGAAAGTCCGGCCCCGGCAGCACGGCCATGAGCCGATCCGGCGTCACGTCCGGATCCTCAAGCAGCAACAGCAGGGCGTCGACCGTCTCGCCGAGGTTGTGGGGTGGAATGTTGGTGGCCATCCCGACGGCAATCCCCGAAGAGCCATTCACCAGCAGGTTTGGCAGCGCTGCCGGCAGCAGCTTCGGCTCTTCAAGTGTCTCATCGAAGTTGGGGGCCAGGTCCACCGTCTCCTTGTCGATATCCCGAAGCATCTCCTGGGCAATCTTTGCCAGCCGGACCTCGGTGTACCGCATCGCCGCTGGCGCATCTCCGTCTACTGAGCCGAAGTTGCCCTGGCCATCGATGAGGGGATATCGCATCGAAAAGTCCTGGACGAGGCGGACAATGGTATCGTAGACCGCCGTATCGCCGTGCGGATGGTATTTCCCAAGGACCTCACCCACAACGCGGGCTGCCTTCTTGTGTGGGCGGCCAGCGGTCAGTCCAAGCTCCTGCATGGCATAGAGCACCCTGCGGTGTACGGGCTTGAGCCCATCCCGTACGTCGGGCAGGGCCCGGCCGATAATGACGCTCATGGCGTAGTCCAGATACGACCGGCGCATCTCCTCGTGGATGTCCGTGGGTCTGACCTCGCCCACCTGATTTAACGCAATGGGCTGCTGCTCTTCAGGCATTCGCTTCTCCCGTTCTGCACAAACGAAAATGGCCCGATCCCCGGGCCTCAACGTGATGGGAGTCGGTTTATTCTAGATATCCAGGTTGCTGGCCTCCGGGGCATGGCGCTCGATGAAGAGTCGCCGTGGCTCCACCTGGTCACCCATCAGGGTGGTAAAGATCTGCTCGGCGGCAACCGCATCCTCAACCCTCACGCGGAGCAGCGTCCGGCTTTCCGGGTTCATCGTCGTCTGCCAAAGCTGCTCCGGGTTCATCTCGCCAAGACCCTTATACCGTTGGATCGCCAGCCCCTTCCTGGCCAAGGCCATACTCTTGTCGAGCAGATCGCTCCAAGACGCCGCGGGGGCGATATCGCCCTCCGCCACCACTCTGAACGGAGGTGCGCCAAGTCCGGACAGTGCAGCGGCTGCGCCTTCCAATTCCCGGTATTCCGGAGATCCGACAAGCTCCTGATCGACAGTGGCCTGACTTCGCTGCCCCTGACTATCGGGCCCAAAGCCAAGAATAAGCCGGTAGACCTCTTGCTCGTCGTCCCACTCCGCCCGCCCTTCGGCCGGCCCCAGTTGCGCCGCCTGAGATCGCAATGCCTCTAGCATTCGCGCTAAGAGCCGGTATGTTTTATCTTCGTCCTTCAAGGCTCCGCGGGGCACGCCGCCGGCCTGCGCCAGCGTCGCCACGGCGCCAGGATGCCTGCCGCGCCGTTCCATCGCCCGAAGACAACTGTGCCAGGTCATCAGCTTCCGCAACATGCCCTGGAGGCGCTGCCCGGTCCAGGGCGTCCCGCCGTTGCTGCCTTCTACCTGGAGCGTCTCGGCGGCGGTTTCCAACAGGAACTCTTCCATCGCCCGATCGTTCTTCAGATACCTCTCGGCTTTCCCTCGCTTGACCTTGTACAGCGGAGGCTGCGCGATATACAGGTGGCCCCCCTCAACAACCTGGCGAAGGTGCCGGAAGAAGAAGGTCAGCAGCAGAGTCCGGATATGCTCCCCGTCGACGTCAGCATCGGTCATGATAATGATTCGGTGATAGCGCAGCCGCCCGATATCGAATTCGGGATCGATGCCGGCCCCGAGTGCCGAGATGAGAACCCGAATTTCCGTTGAGGAAAGCATCCTGTCGGCTCGCGCCCGTTCGGTATTCAAAATCTTTCCCCTCAGCGGCAGGATGGCCTGAAATCGTCGGTCTCGTCCCTGTTTCGCTGAGCCGCCGGCCGAATCCCCTTCAACGATGTAGAGCTCGCAGAGCGCAGGATTTTTCTCTGAGCAGTCCGCTAACTTCCCCGGCAGGTCGTCACCGTCGAGCGGCCCCTTCCGGCGCGCCAACTCTTTTGCCTTGCGTGCCGCCTCGCGCGCCCGGGCCGCTTCGGTGGCCTTCTCGACGATGCGCCGGCCGATCGCCGGATTCTCTTCCAGATATTCCGCCAGCTTCTCGTTGACAATGGTTTCCACCAGGCCCTTCATGTCGGGGTTGTTCAGACGGGCCTTGGTCTGCCCCTCAAATTGGGGGTTGGGAAGCTTCACGCTGATGACGGCAGTCAGCCCCTCGCGAATGTCGTCGCCGGTCAGCGTCGCCTTCAAGTTCTTGAGCAGATCGTGCGATGCCGCGTAGCTGTTAATCGTCCTGGTCAGAGCCGATCGGAACCCGATCAGGTGCGTGCCGCCGTCGTGGGTATTGATGTTGTTGGCAAAGGAGAAGACCGTCTCGCCGTAGCCGTCGTTATACTGTATGGCCACTTCAACGACGGTTGCATCGCGCTGGACTTCGATGTAGATCGGCTTCGGGTGGAGAACAGCTTTGTTCTCATTGAGCAACTCCACGAACGACCGTATCCCCCCTGTGTAGTAGAACTCCCGCGCCTCGTTGATCCGTTCATCGGCCAGCCGGATGCGTAGACCCTTGTTGAGAAACGCCAGCTCGCGCAGACGATTGCTGAGGGTGTCCAGACTGAACGTTCGGTCTTCGAAGATCTCAGAGTCCGGGACAAACGTCACGCGGGTTCCGGTCCTTCGAGCCTTGCCGACCTCTTCAAGATCGCCCGTCGGCTTGCCACGCTCATACTGCTGCAGATACCGCTTGCCGTCGCGCCAGACCTCTACCTCAAGCCGCTCCGCGAGCGCATTCACCACGGAGAGGCCGACACCATGCAGGCCACCGGACACCTTATAGGCCGAATTATCAAACTTGCCTCCAGCGTGAAGGGTAGTCATTACCACCTCCAGAGCTGGTCGACCGGTCTGCTCGTGGATAT
Above is a genomic segment from Candidatus Methylomirabilota bacterium containing:
- the serS gene encoding serine--tRNA ligase, with amino-acid sequence MLDLRYVRDNVELARERLAGRGAAPLILNEFIQLDAERRATLAEVEKLRQRRNELSKKVAELKRQGQSTSDAIAQAAADAYLLIDLEKQLKEKEAILQEAALFLPNLPHASVPIGKTAEDNVEVRRWGTPRRFNFEPKSHWELGEALGILDLERAAAIAQSRFAVLKGVGARLERALIGFMLDLHGKEHGYTEILPPLLVNADAMRGTGQLPKFGEELFKTKDEGLYMIPTAEVPVTNLHREEILPPGTLPLSYVAYTPCFRREAGSYGKDTRGLMRQHQFNKVELVKIAEPERSYDALEEMTRHAEAVLQRLGLPYRVVALCTADLGFAAAKTYDIELWIPSQGVYREVSSISNCESFQARRANIRYRPAAKAAPQFVHTLNGSGVAVGRTWLAILENFQEADGTVMIPEALRPYMGGLERIS
- the gyrA gene encoding DNA gyrase subunit A — protein: MPEEQQPIALNQVGEVRPTDIHEEMRRSYLDYAMSVIIGRALPDVRDGLKPVHRRVLYAMQELGLTAGRPHKKAARVVGEVLGKYHPHGDTAVYDTIVRLVQDFSMRYPLIDGQGNFGSVDGDAPAAMRYTEVRLAKIAQEMLRDIDKETVDLAPNFDETLEEPKLLPAALPNLLVNGSSGIAVGMATNIPPHNLGETVDALLLLLEDPDVTPDRLMAVLPGPDFPTGAYIYGRTGIRDAYLTGRGLIRMRAKAFVEKSRGGRESIIVSELPYQVNKAKLIERIAELIRDRKIEGISDLRDESDREGMRIVIELKKEQLAPPVLNQLFKHTAMQSTFGVIMLALVDNQPKVLALKEALQHFVDHRKAIVIRRTRFDLRKAEERAHILEGYRIALDHLDEVIALIRRSRSADDARAGLMEQFGMSQIQAQAILELRLQRLTQLERQKIQDEYSETIAAIERYRAVLASEALVREIIKEELLAVKETYGDPRRTQILEETAEIELEDMLADEEMVIPITHGGYIKRSNLNVYRSQRRGGKGMTGMATKEEDYVEHLFVATTHSHLLLFTNQGKVHWLKVHELPQLGHAAKGKALANFLQLGAGEQITTVIPIRQFEVDRYLLMATRRGIIKKTDLNAYGNPRAGGIIAITLDEGDELIAVRLTKGDDEILLGTKQGMAIRFKEDEVRSAGRAARGVKGISLEASDEVVGAEVVAQGAAMLTVTERGYGKRTDLQEYRLQSRGGKGIINIRVTERNGPAVGVMLVQSGDQIMMISQEGRITRMRVDEISLIGRATQGVRLQGLESSDRVGAVTTLVSDDEGDEEAEGPQSSPEPGGGADPVDEA
- the gyrB gene encoding DNA topoisomerase (ATP-hydrolyzing) subunit B, with the protein product MSRVEPDLPSPGEVYDAAQIRVLEGLEAVRKRPAMYIGSTGFDGLHHLVYEVVDNSVDEALVGYCDQVEVTIHSDNSVSVLDNGRGIPVDIHEQTGRPALEVVMTTLHAGGKFDNSAYKVSGGLHGVGLSVVNALAERLEVEVWRDGKRYLQQYERGKPTGDLEEVGKARRTGTRVTFVPDSEIFEDRTFSLDTLSNRLRELAFLNKGLRIRLADERINEAREFYYTGGIRSFVELLNENKAVLHPKPIYIEVQRDATVVEVAIQYNDGYGETVFSFANNINTHDGGTHLIGFRSALTRTINSYAASHDLLKNLKATLTGDDIREGLTAVISVKLPNPQFEGQTKARLNNPDMKGLVETIVNEKLAEYLEENPAIGRRIVEKATEAARAREAARKAKELARRKGPLDGDDLPGKLADCSEKNPALCELYIVEGDSAGGSAKQGRDRRFQAILPLRGKILNTERARADRMLSSTEIRVLISALGAGIDPEFDIGRLRYHRIIIMTDADVDGEHIRTLLLTFFFRHLRQVVEGGHLYIAQPPLYKVKRGKAERYLKNDRAMEEFLLETAAETLQVEGSNGGTPWTGQRLQGMLRKLMTWHSCLRAMERRGRHPGAVATLAQAGGVPRGALKDEDKTYRLLARMLEALRSQAAQLGPAEGRAEWDDEQEVYRLILGFGPDSQGQRSQATVDQELVGSPEYRELEGAAAALSGLGAPPFRVVAEGDIAPAASWSDLLDKSMALARKGLAIQRYKGLGEMNPEQLWQTTMNPESRTLLRVRVEDAVAAEQIFTTLMGDQVEPRRLFIERHAPEASNLDI